A region of Paractinoplanes abujensis DNA encodes the following proteins:
- the dnaG gene encoding DNA primase, producing the protein MYAVAGRVKDEDIALVRDRTSIADIISESVTLRPAGGGNLKGLCPFHDEKTPSFTVAPARNVYYCHGCGQGGDAIKFLMDAEHLSFMESIERLAGRAGIQLRYDETGAPSGPRPQTGQRQRLLAAHAAAADFYRDQLGTPGARKARQFLAERGFGRDAAERYGCGFAPDSWDALAKHLRQKGFTADELNTAGLTKPARSGSMIDRFRRRLLWPIRDLSGDVIGFGARKLFDDDDGPKYLNTPETPLYKKSHVLYGIDHAKREIAKRGRAVIVEGYTDVMACHEAGEPTAVATCGTAFGIDHIGVLRRLLMDSDSFTGEIIYTFDGDAAGQKAALRAFEEDQRFVGRTFIAVSPDNMDPCELRLAKGDLAVRDMIAGREPLVDFALRQTLRKFDLDTVEGRVDAMRRAAPLIAKIKDREKRPEYARKLAGDLGMDLEPVQRAVASAMRGTDAAETRPAPQAAEAPQRLVERESLKLALQEPVLAGPMFDVVGAENYADPVYQSIRAAIEAAGGASSVSGGGVVWIEKVRDSCTDLGGQGMISQLAVEPLRVDGAVEPYYVQITLARLQMGAVTTRIRDLKSKVQRLNPVANKDAYLALAGELFSLEQQARALRDQAAGGL; encoded by the coding sequence ATGTATGCCGTGGCGGGCAGGGTCAAGGACGAAGACATCGCACTGGTCCGTGACCGCACGTCGATCGCCGACATCATCAGCGAGTCGGTGACGCTGCGGCCCGCGGGCGGCGGCAACCTCAAGGGCCTGTGCCCGTTCCACGACGAGAAGACTCCGTCGTTCACGGTGGCCCCGGCCCGCAACGTGTACTACTGCCACGGCTGCGGCCAGGGCGGCGACGCGATCAAGTTCCTGATGGACGCGGAACACCTGTCGTTCATGGAATCGATCGAGCGGCTCGCCGGGCGCGCCGGTATTCAGCTTCGATACGACGAGACGGGCGCCCCGAGCGGGCCCCGGCCGCAGACCGGGCAGCGGCAGCGGCTGCTGGCCGCGCACGCGGCGGCCGCCGACTTCTATCGCGACCAGCTCGGCACGCCGGGCGCCCGCAAAGCCCGGCAGTTCCTGGCCGAGCGGGGCTTCGGGCGCGACGCGGCCGAACGCTACGGCTGCGGGTTCGCCCCCGACTCGTGGGACGCGCTGGCCAAGCATCTGCGGCAGAAAGGCTTCACGGCCGACGAACTGAACACCGCGGGCCTGACCAAACCGGCCCGCTCGGGCTCGATGATCGACCGGTTCCGGCGGCGGCTGCTGTGGCCCATCCGCGACCTGTCGGGCGACGTGATCGGCTTCGGCGCGCGCAAGCTGTTCGACGACGACGACGGCCCCAAATACCTGAACACGCCGGAGACGCCGCTCTACAAGAAGTCGCACGTGCTCTACGGCATCGACCACGCCAAGCGCGAGATCGCCAAGCGCGGCCGGGCGGTCATCGTCGAGGGCTACACCGACGTGATGGCCTGTCACGAGGCGGGCGAGCCGACGGCGGTGGCCACCTGCGGCACGGCGTTCGGCATCGACCACATCGGGGTGCTGCGCCGCCTGCTGATGGACAGCGACAGCTTCACCGGCGAGATCATCTACACGTTCGACGGCGACGCGGCGGGCCAGAAGGCGGCGTTGCGCGCCTTCGAGGAGGACCAGCGTTTCGTCGGGCGCACGTTCATCGCGGTCAGCCCCGACAACATGGACCCGTGCGAGTTGCGGCTGGCCAAGGGCGACCTGGCCGTCCGCGACATGATCGCCGGACGCGAGCCGCTGGTCGACTTCGCCTTGCGGCAAACCCTGCGCAAGTTCGACCTCGACACGGTCGAGGGCCGGGTCGACGCGATGCGCCGCGCCGCCCCGCTCATCGCCAAGATCAAAGACCGGGAGAAGCGCCCCGAGTACGCCCGCAAGCTCGCCGGCGACCTCGGCATGGACCTGGAACCGGTGCAGCGGGCGGTGGCGTCGGCCATGCGCGGCACCGACGCGGCCGAAACGCGCCCCGCCCCGCAGGCCGCCGAGGCGCCGCAGCGGCTGGTCGAACGCGAATCGCTCAAACTCGCGCTGCAGGAACCGGTGCTGGCCGGCCCGATGTTCGACGTCGTCGGCGCCGAGAACTACGCCGACCCGGTCTACCAGTCGATCCGCGCCGCGATCGAGGCCGCCGGCGGCGCGTCGTCGGTCTCCGGCGGCGGCGTCGTCTGGATCGAGAAGGTGCGCGACAGCTGCACCGACCTCGGCGGGCAAGGCATGATCTCGCAGCTCGCGGTGGAGCCGCTGCGCGTCGACGGGGCCGTGGAGCCCTACTACGTGCAGATCACGCTGGCCCGGCTGCAGATGGGCGCGGTGACGACCCGCATCCGCGACCTCAAGTCCAAGGTGCAGCGGCTCAACCCGGTGGCCAACAAGGACGCCTACCTCGCCCTGGCCGGCGAGCTCTTCTCGCTCGAACAGCAGGCCCGGGCCCTGCGTGACCAGGCGGCAGGTGGACTGTGA